The Sulfolobus sp. A20 genomic interval ATCTACATTTAACTCTTTAGTTACTAAACTAATAGAATCAGAAAGACCTAAAAGATAATAATGCGAAAGTACCTGTACTATAGCCATAGCCTTCTCATGAGTTTCTACGTCAGTTATAACTGGAACTAAACCGGCATCTCTCCATAGTTTCTCTACTCTTACAATATCATCCTTAGTACTATTTTCTGAAGGAATTATTACTATTCTCTCTCCCACAGGGTAATCTATCGGACCAAATAGGGGATGTGTCGAAACAAATTTAAATTTAGCCTTTTTAGAAAATTCCTCTAAATATTTAAAAATTATTGATTTAGATGATGATATATCCATTAGGATCTTATTACTAAGTTTTCCTATAAAATCAGATAAATTTGCAACTATAACATCTGGCGGAATAGCTAAAATAAAGATTTCTCCCCATCCCGTTGCCTCGAGTGGATTCATGCTTACGCAGTTAAATTGCTTTGCTAGCATTTCAGCCTTATTAATATCTCTCCCAGTTATTGCTATTTCATGTCCAGCTAAGGAAAGTATTGAAACTAATGATCTAGCCATACCCCCGTAACCATAAACGACTATTTTTTCTTTTTCATTTACATTAATTTGCATTAACTTAGAATACGAAAAAATAACGGGTAGAACAGATTCCACAAAAGACTGAGGTATACCATACTTTCTTGAATTAACTAACCAATTCTCCCTAACCTTATTTTCCCTACTCTCATCAGTAATAGAATTATTTCTCTCAGCTTTTATCTTACCTATCTTTCTAGATAATTCTAGACGGAGAGCAAAAAGTTTTATTATTTGCTCATCAATTTTATCTATTTCCTGCCTCAGCTTGGCTAATTCTCCACTCATTTATTTCAATAAATCAATTGCCTCCCTTATAATACTTTTATAGTTTATATTGTAATAGTCTAAAAGATCCCTCTGACTTCTAGCTGATCTGCCAAATGTAGTTGCACCTATAAATCTCATTGGAACTGGATATCTCCTAACTAATACCTCGGCAACAGCTGAACCCACACCGCCATATATACTATGTTCCTCTATAGTGATCACTCTACCAGTCTTTCTGGCATAGTATTCTATTGTATTCTCATCTATTGGTTTAATTGAAAATAAGTTAATAA includes:
- a CDS encoding chorismate mutase, whose amino-acid sequence is MSGELAKLRQEIDKIDEQIIKLFALRLELSRKIGKIKAERNNSITDESRENKVRENWLVNSRKYGIPQSFVESVLPVIFSYSKLMQINVNEKEKIVVYGYGGMARSLVSILSLAGHEIAITGRDINKAEMLAKQFNCVSMNPLEATGWGEIFILAIPPDVIVANLSDFIGKLSNKILMDISSSKSIIFKYLEEFSKKAKFKFVSTHPLFGPIDYPVGERIVIIPSENSTKDDIVRVEKLWRDAGLVPVITDVETHEKAMAIVQVLSHYYLLGLSDSISLVTKELNVDISNFHTTNFREIFKVLSRVNEIKDIILEIQRQNPYAYKVRSIGLEVLKKLKQNLDGETK